Proteins encoded in a region of the Poecilia reticulata strain Guanapo linkage group LG14, Guppy_female_1.0+MT, whole genome shotgun sequence genome:
- the LOC103476184 gene encoding interferon regulatory factor 2-binding protein 1-like — protein MSSASQPSSRRQWCYLCDLPKMPWAMLWEFSEAVCRGCVNYDGADRIELLIETARQLKSTHGVLDGRSPGPQQSKPGSVGTVETGRQHSERVDRGRGEYGVSSRLPNGLHRAEDVALSEGSRQSPNTRRVVTGAVPGLHSTISHALIAQGLVAAPHGLLAPLSGSRTASTPIAVSAGPIMSEGVRRQAVSLGVGASTSALVGIDPAVWRNNEVMAELNEVARNRVEGWPNRPKVVRDVLVALSNSIPFNVRFRKDHNLQGRVLAFDASTTPEFELKVFVEYPVGSGIIFSGIPDLVRQMFRDSAKDAGKAVNSGLRYVEYEKRQGTGDWRGLSELLNDSVRMFKEPPIPEVLPQPDPVLSLAATGRPGPAKSTTRRRKASPGSENGESDGRPDHSARESWVRSAYTEPLPGMAAPQEGPPRLHSQPSPISALMGVTDSLSSSQMPRDSPGMSTAHSSAAGRSTSSSPSTASTSASQAAMGQGMSSVGPSGNANTGESTSSTQGTLLCCTLCRERLEDTHFVQCPSVPHHKFCFPCTRAFIRSQGQGGEVYCPSGERCPLAGSNVPWAFMQGEISTILAGDGDVTVKKEE, from the coding sequence ATGTCCTCCGCCTCGCAGCCTTCCTCCAGACGGCAGTGGTGCTACCTCTGCGATCTGCCCAAGATGCCGTGGGCCATGCTGTGGGAGTTCAGCGAAGCGGTGTGCCGGGGATGTGTCAACTACGACGGCGCGGACCGGATTGAGCTCCTGATCGAAACGGCGCGGCAGCTGAAGAGCACGCACGGGGTGTTAGACGGCAGGTCTCCCGGACCCCAGCAGAGCAAACCCGGCTCAGTGGGGACCGTCGAAACGGGGCGGCAGCATAGTGAGCGCGTAGACAGGGGGAGGGGAGAATATGGGGTGTCTTCCCGGCTCCCTAACGGCTTGCACCGAGCTGAGGACGTGGCTTTATCGGAGGGAAGCCGCCAGAGCCCGAACACCCGCCGGGTTGTGACCGGTGCGGTGCCCGGGCTCCACAGCACCATCTCTCACGCCTTGATAGCTCAGGGGTTGGTGGCGGCTCCTCACGGGCTTTTAGCCCCGTTATCGGGCTCCCGAACTGCCAGCACACCCATCGCAGTCTCAGCCGGGCCCATCATGAGTGAGGGTGTCAGAAGGCAGGCGGTGTCTCTGGGGGTGGGCGCCAGCACCTCTGCCCTTGTGGGTATAGATCCAGCAGTGTGGAGGAACAATGAGGTGATGGCCGAACTGAACGAAGTGGCTAGAAACCGGGTGGAAGGCTGGCCGAACCGACCCAAAGTGGTGCGAGACGTGCTGGTGGCCCTGAGCAATTCCATCCCCTTCAACGTCCGCTTCAGGAAAGACCACAACCTCCAGGGCCGCGTCCTGGCTTTCGACGCCAGCACAACTCCAGAGTTTGAGCTGAAGGTCTTCGTTGAGTATCCCGTGGGCTCCGGGATCATCTTCTCAGGGATCCCGGACCTGGTCCGGCAGATGTTCCGGGATTCAGCGAAAGATGCAGGCAAAGCTGTGAATTCCGGCCTGCGATACGTGGAGTACGAGAAGCGGCAGGGTACCGGGGACTGGCGTGGGCTGTCCGAGCTCCTGAACGACAGCGTGAGGATGTTCAAGGAGCCGCCCATCCCAGAGGTCCTGCCCCAGCCAGACCCGGTGCTGTCGTTGGCAGCGACAGGCCGCCCGGGTCCAGCGAAGAGCACGACCAGACGCCGCAAAGCTTCTCCCGGCTCGGAAAACGGAGAGAGCGACGGGAGACCCGACCACTCGGCCAGGGAGTCCTGGGTCCGGAGTGCCTACACGGAGCCTCTGCCCGGCATGGCGGCCCCTCAAGAAGGGCCGCCGCGCCTCCACAGCCAGCCGTCGCCCATCTCGGCCCTGATGGGCGTCACAGACAGCCTAAGCTCCAGCCAGATGCCCAGAGACAGCCCAGGCATGTCCACAGCCCACTCCTCGGCAGCCGGTCGCTCCACCAGCAGCAGCCCGTCCACCGCCTCCACCTCGGCCTCCCAGGCAGCCATGGGCCAGGGCATGAGCTCGGTGGGGCCAAGCGGCAACGCCAACACCGGGGAGAGCACGAGCAGCACGCAGGGCACCCTGCTCTGCTGCACGCTCTGCAGAGAGCGCCTGGAGGACACACACTTTGTCCAGTGTCCCTCCGTCCCACACCACAAGTTCTGCTTCCCCTGCACCCGAGCGTTCATCCGCAGCCAGGGCCAGGGAGGGGAGGTGTACTGCCCGAGCGGGGAGCGCTGCCCCCTGGCCGGATCCAACGTGCCTTGGGCCTTCATGCAGGGCGAGATCTCCACCATCCTGGCCGGAGATGGAGACGTGACTGTAAAGAAGGAGGAGTGA